The Triticum aestivum cultivar Chinese Spring chromosome 5A, IWGSC CS RefSeq v2.1, whole genome shotgun sequence genomic sequence ttcatcgtcatcgtcatgttccatcttcgggtcaccatacttgtcgaagtcttgctcattggcaactccatccattccgatgatcttccttttgcctctcctcacgacaacacgactggggtttgacgggttggtaatgaagaagcattggtccacttgggaagccagtacccatggtttatttttcgcggtgatgtttgcgcccgcggttTTGGATTTgacttcgggtataaccatggtggtgaaatatcggtcttcttttaggacgctcttggcccatctgacacagaacatcgggaccttctctccagcgtagctcagctcctagatctcctcgatccttccgtagtatctgtccttatcgttaccggtgtaggattccatcgttacccggaagttctgataaccatcactcttcatgtccttgtcctcggtgtagaatgtgtagccgttgatatcgtatgcctcataggtcatctagttgtgctcggcaccctgtgacaaggcgaatatgagtttttcttccgcggaagaatcctcatgtaaaaggtacgacagaagcttctccttgaaccaacgcgtgaaacatgagttgtgctctttgattttATCTCcttccgtcctctgttggcctcggtaattgtacgtcttctcaataaaggttttgtgctctaccacccaaggatcgaccacgtctatgtgttgtagcgcgactaggtttgctctttcaaagtcgacgAGTCagccctcgaagtcgacatgcctTTCGCGggaccctcgcggtgaccccatccagcgagcctgccgaggtgcctgttgacgggcagatcaacggggttctcgatgcctagataattcatgcagtaggagatgcactcttcggtcagaaagcccctggctatgcttccctctggacgtgacatgttgcgaacgtatcctttgatgacaccattcatcctttcgaacggcatcatgctgtgtaggaacgtcggcccgagttggatgatatcctccacgatatggaccagcagatgcaccataacgtcaaagaatgccggcgggaagtacatctcaagctcgcatagtatcaccacaatctcttcctgtagccttctgagttgcctcacgccaaccgacttccgagagatgacgtcgaaaaagttgcataggccaaatagcgtttcacggacgtgtgtgtccatgatcccatggattgcaactggaagtatctatgTCATCAGCACgagacagtcgtgagacttcatcccgctgaacttctgcttcgctgggtctaggtatctgcttatcttccccgcgtaaccgtaaggaagttttactcctacaaggcagatgaaaaactgctcgatctcctcctgacttagagtgaagcacgcgggagggtagtcatttccagtCTTCTTGGCATTTTTGCCTTTGTGATGACTTTTCGTGTcctacttcgcctcatcatcatcatcatcatcatcattagcgtgaagctcctccctgatgcccattgatttcaagtctgcccttgctttcgtcccatctttggtcctctctagcatgttgagcagggtaccaagcagactctcgcacacgttcttcgtgatatgcatgacatcaaggctatgaggcacacggtggatctttcAGTACGGCAAGTACcaaaaaacagacctcgttttccataccttcagcagcggctctggcgcctttcgctttttTCTCGGCTCTAGCGACTTTTGCTTCtgtcccggcagtgggcaatcttttcaatttttcaacagctcgtctatttcctcgccgctcctcatacgcAAGTGTcatcggggttcggtttcaccatcgaatagatccttgcgttttctccatgggtcatcgttgCGAAGcaaccttcgatgtcccatgaacacgattttcgaagacccgagatctctatctagctgacGATACgctgtgtcatccatgcacctgacgcatccaaaaaatccgtgtaccacctgccccgcgagatatccgtaaccgagatagtcgtgcaccatcgtgagcagtgcggctctcatagggaaatattctttctctgcggcgtcccacgtattggctggcgttttccatagcgtgtctagctcctctttcagcagccccagatacagattgatatCGTTCTCTGGTTATTtgggcccttcaattagcatacttatgtgaatgtacttcctcttcatgcacaaccaggggggaaggttgtacatccacacaaacacaggccaggtgttatgtgtgcttctctggctgccaaacggattgacttcatcggtgctcgtgcccagcacgatgttccttggatcgtccccaaattctgggtgttcgaagttcaacgcttgccactggctcgcatccttagggtgacttagcatcttgtcttttttatctatctccgaatcatttccgtcatcttctcgcttcttcttctccctatccgtgtgccaacgcaggagctttgctagcttagggtccgtgaaataccgctgcagacgaggagtgatcggaaagtaccacaccacttttcgaggagctttcttcctcttcttgtatcgagtgacgccgcacactggacatatggtagactctgcgtgctcgtcccgataaatgatgcaattgttcatgcacacatggtatttcacgtgcggtaaatccagaggacacacgcttttcttcgcctcctcgaaactggttgggcacttgctccccttgggaagacgttcgtgccagaatgacatgttctcgtcgaagcatgcgtcggtcattttgtgttttaccttcatctccagagccatgagcgttactttcaggcgggtatcctcgagcctgcatccttcatacaatggagtaaccgcgtctatctctagttgatccagcttggctttctctcgggcggcagctcttgcgttatccgtcttcttgagaagcagctcttgaatatgagggtcctgcatccagtccatcgatggtccatcgtcgtctgctccggcatcttcatctttctcttcatcatgtccagcatcttctacatgatgactgtgtacagcatcaccgtcgtgatcatttccaggagattcttcgtcttctcgcccaccctcgccgcgatggttgtcttgctgcccttcctcatttcttgcccggcccccatggacgacttcatagtcatcttcatcaccttgccaccgatagtcatccatgaaaccacgcaagagcaggtggtcccgcacctgcccggaatccgggtcagcaataaggctcttcagcttgcatcttcgacacggacatcttatctccgtctcgttctttcgaagcatctcggccttcgcggagctcaaaaatatgttagtagtggcgcaccattgatgtggtgcaccattagtgtgatagacactaatgacgcaccagcacatggtgcgccactgctatatagtagtggcgcaccacatgtctgatacgccattagtgtccatattatctatatcCCTTTTCCTAATAGTGTATGTTGAGGAATGCTAGATCTAATGTTTCAGTGCTTGTGATATGGGGGTCGTCTGCTGACAAAAGCTTTGCCAAGTGTAACACTCAGCAAAAGGCGTGTATATTGAGTGCTACACCCGGCAAAAGGTGCCATGTTGGTTACTCGTGGGAGCATTTATCATATGCCTGGTAGTGACACTCACAAAAACGACCATTTGGCACACCCTAGAAGCCTGCCGAACGTCCAAAAGCCGAGTGCCATGTATAATTTTGTTTTTCTAGACAAATTTAATCGGTTGTTGAGAACTGACCTATAATTGAACCGTTAGGAAGGTGGTTGTGCACTAGCGCACCAAAAATCAAACTCATTCTTTTAGTGGGAGACAGCATTCCCGTAGACAGCTATGTGCGTATAATGACTTCCTCAACATCATGGCCAGCCGGGCCAGTCTACAAAGATCAAAGGTGCTCATGGTGGTAGAGTGCCTGTCCACGCACTTATAGTGATGAGGGTATGTTTCCAAAAAAACGAATATGCTTGTACGTGAGCGCTTGCTGTAATTGTGTTTTAAAAGAACAATTTTGCTAAAGCACAACTAGATGTgctataagtattgcacatctaagtcctatgtcattgatcttacgtcGAGATTCATGTagatatttttctttttttttcttttctctttatgcttgattcactcacttagatgtgcaataactagagcacatctagatgtgccctagacacacccaaGAAAGAAAATCGGTTGTTAGTGAGATTTTGGGTGCGATTTGGATTGGGATTGCAGTTTTTTTTACGGCTATGAACGTTGCAATTGCATCGTAAAAGCAGAGTTGTTGATGCTTTGACGAAAGCGGCAATGTCAGTCTCAGTCTCCGCCATGCTACAGGCTCGAACTTATTCATTATATAAGCAGCTAACTGCACAGACTTTCCTCACGACACACGGAGGATCCACAGAAGCAAGCAAAGTAGAGAAAAACATGGCGTCCTCGCAGTCGGCCAAGGCCAAGCCGCACGTCCTGCTCATCCCCTACCCGGCTCAAGGCCACGTGAACCCGTTGCTGAGGCTGGCCAAGGCCCTGCACACGCACTCATTCCACATCACCTTGGTCCACACCGAGCACaaccatcgccgcctcctccggtCCCGCGGGCCGGGCGCCGTCGAGGAGGTCCCGGGCTTTCGAGTCGAGACAATTCCTGACGGGCTCCCGCCGGCAGACCTCGATGCCACCCAGGACATCTGGAAGCTCTGTGAGGCCACGAGGCGGACGTGCCCTGGCCATGTCAGGGAGGTCGTCGAGAGGCTCAGCCGCAGCGAGGGCGTCCCGCCGGTGACCTGCGTCATCGCCGACGGCGCCATGGGGTTCGTGGTGCACGTGGCCAAGGAGTTGGGGCTCCCAGCCTATCTGTTCTTCACGACCAGTGCATGTGGGCTCCTGGCATATCTCAACTTTGATCAACTTGTCAAGAGAGGCTACGTGCCATTCAAAGGTAAATGAGTTTAATCCACTCGTTCTATTGTACCTTAATTTCTAAATCGTACGTCAACATGATATCACACTAACCCCGCAAAAAGAAACATGATATCACAGTCAGTCATACGGACAACTCAACTGGCAGTGGACATCTACCACTAATTATAGTGGGAATATAAGCGACACTTAACGATCACTATGGTTAACGATCATGACTcaaaatgaatgaattcaacaacattGGATTTCATGGCTCTCTTTCAGGAACGATCAAAACAAGGGGGGTCGATTTACTCTTTCTAGCGGCCCTCCTCCTCTagctttgttcttcttcttcctgctACCGTCACCTGCAGTTGGTGCCGCTGCCACACACACCTTGCCCGGCATGAGCCACCTCCTCTGCCGCCTTGCCGCCGCCGCAGGCTATCCTTCTAAACCGCGGGGCAATCAATAGCCAGAGACCTCCCCGTCCGTCGGACCTGAACCCGTCAACCTCTGACTTCTCCCTCCATCGGCGACGTCGCTGACGCATCGTCCGTGGCTCCGGATCGCTCCTGGCTCCGGCGTCGGACCTCCCCGCTGCCGCTTGCCACTTTGCCTTCAAACATAACTTGTTCCCTCTCGAAATCTATCTACTGTTgtttaagtgtgtgtgtgtgtgtgtgtgtgtgtgtgtgtgtgtgtgtgtgtgtaacatAATATCCTATCTAATGACCTGTACACATGCACAACAGACGAGAGCTGCTTCACGGACGGTTACCTCGACACTCCTGTGAGCTGGATAACCGGAATGATCGGCAGCGTCCGTCTCCGCGACCTCCCAACTTTCATCCGcaccaccgacgccgacgacgtcaTGGTGAACATCAACATCAAGCAGTGCGAGCTGGATGCTCCTGCCGCCGACGGCATCCTCCTCAACACCTTCGACGACCTAGAGCACACATCGCTGGCCGCCATCCGCGAGCGTCTACCCAACACCATCACCGTCGGACCTCTCGTCTCGATGCCTTCCTACCTTCCCTCCCTCACCTCGAGCCTGTGGAAAGAGGACAACGTATGCACTTCGTGGCTGGACAAGCAGCCGGATGGCTCTGTTGTGTACGTCAACTTCGGGAGCATAACAGTAGTGTCGGCGGAGCAGATGGTGGAGTTTGCACGAGGGTTGGCCGGCGCCGGCAGCCCGTTCCTATGGGTTGTCCGGCCTGACATGGTGCGGGACGGCAGCCTGCCTGAGGGGTTCGTGGACGAGGTGGCGGGGAGGGGGCTGATGGTGGGGTGGTGCGACCAGGAGGCGGTTCTGGAGCACCGCGCAACTGGTGGTTTCTTGACCCACTGTGGGTGGAACTCGACGCTGGAGAGCCTGCGTGCTGGCATGCCAATGGTATGCTGGCCGTTCTTCGCCGAGCAGGTGACCAACTGCAGGTACGCAT encodes the following:
- the LOC123108547 gene encoding UDP-glycosyltransferase 85A1; protein product: MASSQSAKAKPHVLLIPYPAQGHVNPLLRLAKALHTHSFHITLVHTEHNHRRLLRSRGPGAVEEVPGFRVETIPDGLPPADLDATQDIWKLCEATRRTCPGHVREVVERLSRSEGVPPVTCVIADGAMGFVVHVAKELGLPAYLFFTTSACGLLAYLNFDQLVKRGYVPFKDESCFTDGYLDTPVSWITGMIGSVRLRDLPTFIRTTDADDVMVNINIKQCELDAPAADGILLNTFDDLEHTSLAAIRERLPNTITVGPLVSMPSYLPSLTSSLWKEDNVCTSWLDKQPDGSVVYVNFGSITVVSAEQMVEFARGLAGAGSPFLWVVRPDMVRDGSLPEGFVDEVAGRGLMVGWCDQEAVLEHRATGGFLTHCGWNSTLESLRAGMPMVCWPFFAEQVTNCRYACDEWQVGIEMARQAGREEVEAAVRELMGDGAMRRKAAEWKKKADKAVAEGGSSHGNLKRFMQEIARVK